Genomic DNA from Mucilaginibacter terrenus:
CTGTTCATGGTGTTGTAGCGGCTTACCAAAATTTCAGTGTTATACCGCTTAACACCATTAGCATCTCTAAAGGCTGTTGTTTGTACTTTGCCTTCTACATACAGCACGCCGCCCTTTGCAAACTCTACTTCAGAGCTTACGATGCTTCCGGGTACCAGCAGCTGATGGTACTCCATATGCGGGCCTTCTTTTTTGCTGATCGTTTCCTGGGTAACCAACTTGCAAAACAGGTACTGCTGGTTTTCTACTTTAAGCCACTTAGCGTCGTCGTAAACGTGTCCTACTAAAAGCACTTTGTTTATACATGATGTCTGATTCATTGGTATGATGGTATTGAAATCTCTTCTATTTAGTACTGGCATGCTCTACCAGGCCATGTACCTTGCTTAACAAATAATCAAGGTCAAACGGCTTTGCTATAAATTCATCACAGTTGTAATAACCCAACGAGCTAATCACCCTTGGATGTGCCGACAAAATGATCACCGGCAGATAGCTGGTTTTCCTATTGGTTTTAATCTGGTGGCATATTTCGCCGCCGTTAATACCGTTCAATATGTAATCAATAATCACCAGGTCGGGCTGGTACTCGTCAATCAGCTTAAAAACGTCATCGCCGCCCTCAGCCATTTTTACACTAAATCCGTCGCCGCACAGCGCCTCGTTAAGTACGTCCAGTATAGCGGCGTCATCGTCAACAATCAAAATCCTCTTTTCCATTAGTTGCTCTATCGCTCTTTAACAATTTCAGGCTGCACACTGTTTTAAGGTGGTTATCACCTTACAGCATGTTTTACAAACAGATGGATACAATAACGCAGATTGCAGGTAAGCAGCTAACGGGCTGTTTAACCTGTGTAACATAGACGGCATTGGGGCTATTACTATAAATTTATAGTACAAATTTACAGCGGACGATTTTTACTAAGAGCGTATTTATACGCAGATACCCCAAATTTTACCAAAAAATTAATTATTAATATAAAATTATACCTAAATATTAATGTTTTTGAGAACTAATTTACTATCCCATTAATTATTGCGTATCGCACAAGTGCGGCGGTATTACGGGAGCCAGTCTTGTCTATTAGGGCTTGTCGCTGGCTTTCTATTGTCCGTTTACTTGCAAAAATCTTGTCGGCTATCTCCTGGTTGGTGTATCCTTCGGTAATCAGCCCAAGTATCTCTATTTCTTTAGCAGAGAGGTCGATATCATGCATGGGCTGCAACGATGCAGGATCGGGTATGGTAAGCAGTCGTTTTAAAAAC
This window encodes:
- a CDS encoding single-stranded DNA-binding protein is translated as MNQTSCINKVLLVGHVYDDAKWLKVENQQYLFCKLVTQETISKKEGPHMEYHQLLVPGSIVSSEVEFAKGGVLYVEGKVQTTAFRDANGVKRYNTEILVSRYNTMNSVLQPVA
- a CDS encoding response regulator, with the protein product MEKRILIVDDDAAILDVLNEALCGDGFSVKMAEGGDDVFKLIDEYQPDLVIIDYILNGINGGEICHQIKTNRKTSYLPVIILSAHPRVISSLGYYNCDEFIAKPFDLDYLLSKVHGLVEHASTK